The following are encoded in a window of Roseimaritima ulvae genomic DNA:
- a CDS encoding response regulator, which translates to MATRVLIVDDHEVVRVGLKQTFKECGIEVCGEAATATEALKLVESSNPDVVLLDIRMEGGDGLNTLGRIKLDHQELPILLFSAYDNPTYVARAVALGAAGYVVKDASRERLIDCVETAARGESAWTREELRRVTGALATPRLAGDIEVPLTQRESEVLRQMALGLTNKEIAKALGISYETVKEHVQHILRKIGVSDRTQAAVWAVRKNLF; encoded by the coding sequence ATGGCAACGCGGGTACTGATCGTCGACGACCACGAAGTCGTGCGCGTCGGCTTGAAGCAGACATTCAAAGAATGTGGGATCGAGGTTTGTGGCGAAGCGGCCACGGCGACAGAGGCATTAAAGCTGGTTGAGTCGAGCAACCCGGATGTGGTGTTGTTGGACATTCGCATGGAAGGCGGCGATGGCTTGAACACTCTGGGCCGGATCAAGCTGGACCATCAAGAGCTGCCGATCCTGTTGTTCTCCGCTTACGACAACCCCACCTACGTGGCGCGTGCAGTTGCCCTGGGTGCGGCTGGGTATGTGGTCAAAGACGCTTCGCGTGAGCGCCTGATCGACTGCGTGGAAACCGCCGCTCGCGGTGAATCGGCTTGGACTCGTGAAGAGCTGCGTCGCGTCACCGGTGCTTTGGCCACGCCTCGTTTGGCTGGCGACATCGAAGTGCCTTTGACTCAGCGCGAAAGCGAAGTCTTGCGTCAGATGGCGTTGGGATTGACCAACAAAGAGATCGCCAAGGCGTTGGGCATCAGTTACGAGACGGTCAAAGAGCACGTTCAGCACATCTTGCGAAAGATCGGTGTTAGCGATCGAACGCAAGCCGCTGTTTGGGCGGTTCGCAAGAACTTGTTCTAG
- a CDS encoding Gfo/Idh/MocA family protein: MVIGAATEISAKVSELAELAYRPPSPQYRPPIGLIGCGGIAKHHLEAYRDFGLNVVAVCDLQAELATELRDRFFPDAQVFTDHHRLLADESIEVVDVATHPEPRVGLIQDCLAARRHVLSQKPFVLDLDVGQQLCDMADRQGVRLAVNQNGRFAPHFSYLRAAVAAGCLGRTQAAHLSVHWDHTWVTGTAFEQIKHLILYDFAIHWFDIVRCLLPLAQAESVYATISRVPGQQIMPPLAASVVIQFDSAQATLSFDALTRFGQQDRTLVIGDRATATSSGPDLQQQSVTITDAAGSYSPHLEGKWFSDGFGGTMLELLSAIEADRPAVIEARDNLESLALCFAAIESAETGLPQVPGSTRRLPS; this comes from the coding sequence TTGGTAATCGGTGCCGCGACCGAAATTTCCGCGAAAGTCTCGGAGCTTGCGGAGCTAGCCTACCGGCCCCCGTCGCCACAATATCGTCCACCGATCGGCTTGATCGGTTGTGGCGGAATTGCCAAGCATCACTTGGAGGCCTATCGCGATTTCGGCTTGAACGTCGTCGCCGTGTGTGACCTTCAAGCGGAGTTGGCGACGGAGCTGCGCGATCGCTTTTTCCCGGACGCGCAAGTCTTTACGGATCATCATCGGTTGCTGGCCGATGAGTCGATCGAGGTCGTGGATGTGGCCACGCATCCCGAACCGCGGGTCGGGCTGATCCAGGATTGCTTAGCCGCCCGCCGGCATGTGCTCAGCCAAAAACCCTTCGTACTCGACCTCGACGTCGGGCAACAACTCTGTGACATGGCCGACCGCCAGGGTGTCCGTTTGGCGGTCAATCAAAACGGCCGCTTCGCCCCGCATTTCAGTTACCTGCGAGCGGCGGTAGCGGCGGGATGTTTAGGGCGCACGCAAGCCGCACATCTGTCGGTGCACTGGGACCACACCTGGGTGACCGGAACGGCCTTTGAGCAAATCAAGCATTTGATCCTTTATGATTTCGCCATTCACTGGTTTGATATCGTCCGGTGCTTGCTGCCGCTGGCCCAGGCGGAGAGCGTTTATGCGACAATTAGCCGCGTTCCCGGGCAGCAAATTATGCCTCCATTAGCGGCCTCGGTGGTCATCCAATTCGATTCCGCCCAAGCAACGCTGAGTTTTGACGCCCTGACGCGATTCGGCCAGCAGGACCGAACGCTGGTGATCGGCGACCGAGCCACCGCGACCAGCAGCGGCCCCGACCTCCAGCAGCAATCGGTCACGATTACCGACGCGGCGGGCAGCTACAGCCCTCACCTGGAGGGTAAATGGTTCTCCGACGGCTTTGGGGGCACGATGTTAGAGTTATTGTCGGCGATCGAAGCGGATCGTCCGGCAGTCATCGAGGCCCGCGACAACCTGGAGAGTTTAGCCCTCTGTTTCGCCGCCATCGAAAGCGCTGAAACCGGCTTGCCCCAAGTCCCCGGCAGCACCCGCCGCCTCCCCAGCTAA
- the ltrA gene encoding group II intron reverse transcriptase/maturase, with the protein MGKKIKVHSLTGRIDDRLMRQSFLAVKRNRGAAGIDKVSIGMFEENLDANLASLKRDLKTKGTFVPKPLRRVFIPKDARGTAYRPLGIPAVRDRVAQEVIRRLLEPIFEPLFHDCSFGFRPKRSCHLAIERLLSFHEAGDRITLDADIAGFFDNIPHKLIVDAVAEEVSDGNILDLVKRFLAAGVMENGVFKPTTIGTPQGGVISPLLANVVLNKLDWRLEKAGYRFVRYADDFVVACETKTQAQAALELVAEVMTELGLSLSPEKTKIASYGRGYDFLGFRLSSKSRTMRAKSLEKFKTKIREITRRCNNLDARVIEKLNQVIRGTANYFATEFSTCVKLYQKLDKWIRMRVRSMKFKRKLSFDNYRLKRRYFDNKLGLLRLLDFTATSMSKTRA; encoded by the coding sequence ATGGGCAAGAAAATCAAAGTGCATTCGTTGACCGGTCGGATTGACGATCGGCTGATGAGGCAGAGCTTTCTAGCGGTCAAGCGGAACCGTGGCGCAGCAGGAATCGACAAGGTCAGCATTGGGATGTTCGAAGAAAATCTCGACGCCAATCTGGCGAGCCTCAAACGGGACTTGAAAACGAAGGGCACCTTCGTTCCCAAACCGTTGCGGCGGGTGTTTATTCCCAAAGACGCCAGGGGAACTGCGTATAGACCCTTGGGTATTCCGGCAGTAAGAGATCGGGTCGCACAGGAAGTGATTCGAAGGCTTCTTGAACCGATCTTCGAGCCGCTGTTTCATGATTGCTCGTTCGGGTTTCGACCAAAGCGAAGTTGCCATCTGGCGATCGAGCGGTTGTTGTCATTCCATGAAGCAGGTGACCGCATCACACTTGATGCGGATATCGCCGGCTTCTTCGATAACATCCCGCACAAACTGATTGTCGATGCCGTGGCGGAAGAAGTATCCGACGGGAACATCTTGGACTTAGTCAAACGATTTCTGGCAGCCGGTGTAATGGAAAACGGAGTTTTCAAGCCCACCACGATCGGAACGCCGCAAGGCGGGGTGATCAGTCCGTTGCTTGCGAACGTCGTGCTGAACAAGCTCGACTGGCGATTGGAGAAAGCGGGATATCGCTTCGTGCGGTATGCCGACGACTTCGTCGTCGCTTGCGAGACGAAGACACAGGCACAAGCAGCCTTGGAATTAGTCGCAGAGGTAATGACCGAACTCGGACTCTCTCTGAGTCCCGAGAAGACGAAGATTGCGAGCTACGGGAGGGGTTATGACTTCCTGGGCTTTCGACTTTCGAGCAAGTCGCGAACGATGCGTGCGAAGTCCTTGGAGAAGTTCAAGACCAAGATCCGAGAGATAACCCGTCGGTGTAACAACCTGGACGCACGGGTGATCGAGAAACTGAACCAAGTGATTCGAGGAACGGCGAACTACTTCGCCACGGAGTTTTCAACGTGCGTAAAGCTTTACCAAAAGCTGGACAAGTGGATTCGGATGCGAGTCCGCAGCATGAAATTCAAGCGGAAACTGTCTTTCGACAACTACCGCTTGAAACGACGATACTTCGACAACAAACTTGGGCTGCTACGGCTTCTTGATTTTACTGCAACGTCCATGAGCAAGACGCGAGCGTGA
- a CDS encoding replication initiation factor domain-containing protein: MDDNAADWATGTDARRPERRRRSQGERERSPNTETGGSPSNTHPPNSHTVSFCDNGFATGDFDWLEYSFGVKWHSSVHGVLMDLLNESKAKLQESTQEFGLIEVPDFGRVIIHRNGRRWGGARGEQLEFKLSIDGTEVLMSGRLRAYKGKPNVVICQSGRDCLLWGGRQRYEEMKLAVQAMGCDIEWERISRADFAMDIVGLSVESLQDIYESDQFVTRCRTTDSFFNRVTRARTGFYAGKSPCRLVAYDKLREVQKKQGTEYIDAMRSRRWGDAIPSAACRIEWQLRRARLKEFGIQTPGDLFDRSGTVFRTLMSDQFRLTAKAVDRENNNQQRATMHPIWAELIEIGTRIFTGKNSDLTPVPRGTTTPVIALKTARGHLKNVFYARGRWFNTYAEVLEAANQELQQIGNTNAEIQADQESFLRDYQAGFVQRGLDNAA; this comes from the coding sequence ATGGATGACAATGCAGCGGATTGGGCGACGGGCACGGACGCTCGGCGACCGGAGCGAAGGCGAAGATCGCAGGGCGAACGGGAACGCTCGCCAAATACTGAAACGGGTGGGAGCCCTAGTAACACCCACCCTCCTAATAGTCATACCGTAAGTTTCTGTGATAACGGATTTGCAACGGGTGATTTTGATTGGCTGGAATACTCGTTTGGTGTGAAGTGGCATTCAAGCGTGCATGGTGTTCTCATGGATTTGCTAAATGAATCGAAAGCAAAACTTCAAGAGTCAACGCAAGAATTCGGATTGATCGAGGTTCCCGATTTTGGGCGTGTCATCATTCATCGCAATGGGCGTCGATGGGGTGGCGCTCGCGGGGAACAGCTAGAGTTCAAACTCAGTATCGACGGTACCGAAGTGCTAATGTCGGGGCGTTTGCGGGCCTACAAAGGCAAGCCCAACGTTGTGATCTGCCAATCCGGTCGCGATTGCTTGCTCTGGGGTGGACGACAACGATACGAAGAAATGAAACTCGCGGTGCAGGCGATGGGATGTGATATCGAATGGGAACGAATTAGCCGAGCTGATTTCGCCATGGACATCGTTGGTCTTAGCGTCGAGAGCCTACAGGACATCTATGAAAGCGATCAGTTCGTTACACGCTGCCGTACAACTGATTCCTTCTTTAACCGAGTGACACGAGCGAGGACGGGCTTTTATGCGGGGAAATCGCCTTGCCGCCTTGTCGCCTATGACAAGCTGAGAGAGGTTCAGAAGAAACAGGGCACTGAATACATCGACGCAATGAGATCACGACGCTGGGGCGATGCGATACCGTCAGCGGCGTGTCGAATTGAATGGCAATTGAGACGAGCTCGCCTCAAGGAATTTGGAATTCAGACGCCCGGCGATTTGTTTGATCGTAGCGGGACGGTGTTTCGTACCCTGATGTCGGATCAGTTTCGCTTGACCGCCAAAGCTGTTGATCGTGAAAACAACAATCAGCAACGCGCAACAATGCACCCGATTTGGGCTGAGTTGATTGAGATTGGAACCAGGATCTTCACCGGGAAAAACTCGGACCTCACGCCCGTCCCTCGCGGCACAACGACGCCCGTTATCGCGTTAAAAACTGCAAGGGGCCATCTAAAGAATGTGTTCTATGCGCGAGGGCGGTGGTTCAATACTTACGCTGAAGTGCTTGAAGCCGCAAACCAAGAGCTCCAGCAAATCGGCAACACCAACGCCGAGATCCAAGCGGACCAGGAGAGCTTCTTAAGAGACTACCAAGCAGGCTTTGTGCAGAGAGGGCTCGACAATGCTGCATGA
- a CDS encoding type II toxin-antitoxin system RelE/ParE family toxin: protein MPRIRLTASAQSDLAEIWHYIAIEQQSPLNADSLADAFNERFQLLASHPHSEELVEHLRLGTRRSIVKKRFLVFYQAESDGILILRVLHGARLIRPEDLG, encoded by the coding sequence ATGCCAAGGATTCGACTCACCGCCTCCGCTCAAAGCGATCTTGCGGAAATATGGCACTACATAGCTATTGAGCAACAGAGTCCGCTCAACGCCGATTCGTTAGCTGATGCTTTTAACGAACGATTTCAATTGCTCGCGTCGCATCCCCATTCCGAAGAGTTGGTCGAGCATTTGCGTTTGGGTACGCGACGCTCGATTGTGAAGAAGCGATTTCTTGTTTTCTATCAAGCTGAGTCCGATGGCATCTTGATTTTGCGAGTCCTGCACGGGGCCCGCCTCATTCGGCCTGAAGATCTTGGATAA
- a CDS encoding mechanosensitive ion channel family protein, with the protein MNQSETQTAGESGPAEQESATNDRDKSGFERLGDEIAEATGLGSNDTGEPKTSVVNEDGSNSDAVQQQANAQSLEQKTVDDGGLTEETTSADTQAEETQEDAVQLINDLQEINFLHIIVIVFLAWFVIWLARRLLPLLAERGPSQARLYILNAVPIIRLATMTVALLWVFPIIFRVNFENFLIIAGGASVAIGFAFKDYVSSLIAGIIAVFERPYRPGDWVKIGDDCGEVRSVGLRSLCLQTASDDLVTVPHTRIWDENISNANNGERTLMCVANFYVHPDHDANAIREALREVAMTSAYLEYGKPVLVMLADEPFATHYKVKAYPFDLRDQFAFISDLTARGKHAIRRAGGKSVAAPLASIATENAH; encoded by the coding sequence ATGAATCAATCCGAAACTCAAACCGCTGGGGAAAGCGGCCCCGCTGAACAAGAATCTGCGACGAACGACCGTGACAAATCCGGTTTCGAGCGACTTGGAGACGAGATCGCCGAGGCGACTGGATTGGGATCAAACGATACCGGCGAGCCAAAAACGTCAGTCGTCAACGAAGATGGATCGAATTCAGACGCTGTTCAGCAGCAGGCCAACGCACAATCGCTCGAGCAAAAAACGGTCGACGACGGGGGGCTGACAGAGGAGACGACATCGGCGGACACGCAGGCGGAGGAAACACAAGAAGATGCCGTTCAGCTAATCAACGATCTGCAGGAAATTAACTTTCTACATATCATTGTGATCGTGTTTCTGGCTTGGTTCGTAATCTGGCTCGCGCGACGGTTGCTGCCATTGCTGGCCGAACGAGGCCCGAGCCAAGCACGGTTGTACATTCTTAACGCGGTGCCGATTATCCGATTGGCAACCATGACCGTCGCCCTTCTGTGGGTGTTCCCGATCATTTTTCGCGTGAACTTTGAGAACTTTTTGATTATCGCTGGGGGTGCGAGCGTCGCGATCGGATTTGCGTTTAAAGATTATGTCAGCAGCCTGATCGCGGGCATCATTGCCGTTTTCGAGCGACCTTACCGCCCCGGCGACTGGGTCAAGATCGGCGATGACTGCGGCGAAGTCCGTTCTGTGGGCTTGAGGTCCCTGTGTCTGCAGACCGCGTCGGATGATTTGGTTACCGTGCCGCACACCCGGATCTGGGATGAGAATATATCGAACGCCAACAACGGGGAGCGAACGTTGATGTGTGTCGCCAACTTCTATGTGCACCCCGACCACGATGCAAACGCCATCCGCGAGGCGCTGCGCGAAGTCGCGATGACCAGCGCGTATCTGGAATACGGTAAACCGGTCTTGGTGATGCTGGCGGACGAACCGTTCGCAACGCACTATAAGGTGAAAGCATACCCATTTGACCTGCGTGATCAATTTGCGTTCATCAGTGACTTAACCGCGCGAGGGAAGCATGCCATACGACGCGCTGGAGGCAAATCGGTCGCCGCCCCACTGGCATCGATCGCCACCGAAAACGCACACTAA
- a CDS encoding c-type cytochrome, whose protein sequence is MPTLLRGLWQHAPYFHDGSAETLEKVVELYNLWFELDLTQEAQAELV, encoded by the coding sequence ATGCCGACTCTTTTGCGAGGATTGTGGCAGCACGCACCCTACTTTCATGACGGCAGTGCCGAGACACTCGAGAAGGTTGTCGAGCTCTACAATCTGTGGTTTGAATTGGACCTGACGCAGGAGGCACAGGCCGAACTGGTGTAG
- a CDS encoding DUF5722 domain-containing protein: MKSVVGGACRLCLLGMFFAATAAHAADAIPLAVEPQKSNQLELRELADGQIEITTAGSDPFMVLKPFDVEKVPADCTVLAFEYFAPEGVDGLTVYYGPPINAHKQLAAGGLQKSQSWQPYAIDLHNLSDGKWTTASNLLRLDFGHKAGVAFRLRNLHLRRLTAEEARSQAERDAERNAKLAVETRINAFYQAEFSCRVTDVSVTEKHVVVRGHTDPANHARLVEIQPHVSISSPATIQNGEFFLDDRNGITDVGELKAGAPFETRLPRRVGDKDRTTSRWAVAERTQDNRWKLRSHWKYATDLSDAAANDLPPQIPKGVKGMGGVSARFPLEELVALGVHNITVNIALTSLMDTTSRRGWIPFTHGGRTWYVNRRLLSSYDKLIRFAAENEIVVSGILVVPFSDRDFGKLLVHPEADRAGHYAMPNFTSPEGVAAYEAVIEFLAQRYAAAGLPHGRIANWIIHNEVGFGWEWTNMGSQPPMVYMDHYLRSMRLVHNVVRRHDPHARVFISLTHHWNTPTDASWRSYSNVELLQRLIESSRSEGDFAWGVAFHPYPQNLRRPDAWNDARLTDDFKTPQITPKNIAVLDRWMHQPQMRDADGNVRGVLLSEQGFNTPDYSDESQRLQAAGLVYMWRQMRGLKSIEAFHNHRWVDHPNEGGLLLGLRKLPSAGKPYGAKKFAWEIYKVLDTPGEAEAVRFADQLIGQPRSP, encoded by the coding sequence ATGAAAAGTGTCGTTGGGGGGGCGTGTCGGCTCTGTTTGCTGGGGATGTTTTTTGCCGCGACCGCTGCTCATGCTGCGGATGCCATTCCCCTAGCGGTGGAGCCCCAAAAATCGAATCAGCTTGAACTGCGCGAATTGGCTGATGGGCAAATCGAGATCACCACGGCGGGCAGCGATCCCTTTATGGTGTTGAAGCCATTTGACGTCGAGAAGGTGCCGGCGGACTGTACCGTGTTGGCCTTTGAATATTTTGCACCGGAGGGGGTCGATGGGCTGACGGTGTATTACGGACCTCCGATCAACGCACACAAACAGCTTGCCGCGGGAGGACTCCAAAAGTCTCAGTCGTGGCAGCCCTACGCCATCGACCTTCACAATTTATCCGACGGTAAGTGGACGACGGCCAGCAATCTGCTGCGGCTCGACTTTGGTCACAAGGCGGGCGTGGCGTTTCGGCTCCGCAACCTCCATCTGCGACGACTCACGGCCGAAGAGGCGCGGTCGCAAGCGGAACGCGATGCCGAGCGGAACGCCAAACTTGCGGTCGAGACGCGGATCAATGCCTTTTATCAGGCAGAGTTTTCCTGCCGCGTTACCGATGTGAGCGTCACTGAAAAACATGTGGTCGTTCGAGGCCACACAGACCCTGCAAACCACGCACGACTTGTCGAAATCCAGCCGCACGTTTCTATCTCTAGTCCGGCAACCATTCAAAACGGCGAATTCTTTCTCGACGACCGCAATGGCATCACGGATGTCGGTGAGTTGAAAGCCGGGGCTCCGTTTGAAACGCGGTTGCCTCGTCGCGTGGGCGATAAAGACAGAACCACGTCGCGTTGGGCGGTGGCGGAACGGACGCAAGACAACCGCTGGAAGCTGCGGTCGCACTGGAAGTACGCCACCGATCTGTCGGACGCGGCCGCGAATGACTTGCCTCCTCAGATTCCCAAGGGTGTCAAAGGTATGGGCGGCGTTAGTGCAAGATTCCCGTTGGAGGAACTTGTGGCACTCGGTGTCCATAACATTACCGTCAACATCGCTCTGACGAGTTTGATGGACACGACGTCACGCCGCGGCTGGATTCCCTTCACGCATGGGGGCCGTACCTGGTACGTGAACCGAAGGCTGTTGTCCAGCTATGACAAGCTGATCCGATTTGCCGCCGAGAACGAGATCGTTGTCAGCGGGATCCTGGTGGTGCCTTTCTCCGATCGCGATTTCGGCAAGCTGCTTGTGCATCCGGAAGCGGATCGCGCGGGGCATTATGCGATGCCTAACTTCACTTCGCCTGAGGGCGTGGCGGCATACGAAGCGGTCATCGAGTTTCTAGCTCAGCGTTATGCGGCTGCCGGCTTGCCTCATGGCCGAATCGCCAACTGGATCATCCACAACGAAGTGGGGTTTGGGTGGGAGTGGACCAACATGGGGTCTCAGCCGCCGATGGTGTATATGGACCACTACCTTCGCTCGATGCGACTGGTTCATAATGTGGTCCGCCGCCATGATCCGCACGCGCGAGTCTTCATTTCACTAACCCATCATTGGAACACCCCGACGGATGCTTCCTGGAGGTCGTATTCCAATGTGGAATTGCTTCAGCGTCTGATCGAATCCAGCCGCAGCGAGGGCGACTTTGCCTGGGGTGTCGCGTTCCATCCCTACCCCCAAAACCTTCGCAGACCCGATGCCTGGAATGATGCTCGGCTCACGGACGACTTTAAAACGCCCCAAATCACCCCCAAGAACATCGCCGTATTGGATCGCTGGATGCACCAGCCGCAGATGCGCGATGCCGATGGCAACGTCCGCGGTGTGCTGCTTTCCGAACAGGGTTTTAATACACCGGATTACAGCGACGAAAGTCAGCGTCTGCAGGCGGCCGGCTTAGTCTACATGTGGCGGCAGATGCGCGGCCTCAAGAGCATCGAGGCCTTTCATAATCACCGCTGGGTCGATCACCCCAACGAAGGCGGGCTGCTGCTTGGACTGCGCAAGTTGCCATCGGCAGGCAAACCCTACGGAGCCAAGAAATTTGCCTGGGAGATCTACAAGGTTCTGGATACGCCAGGCGAGGCCGAAGCCGTTCGCTTTGCCGATCAGCTCATCGGACAACCACGATCGCCCTGA
- a CDS encoding non-reducing end alpha-L-arabinofuranosidase family hydrolase: MWEYSSPLIAPEKRTIEPSRAQKDPTIVFYEGRWHVFMTVKLPGRSAIEYCSFEKWDDAQESKRTLLQVSDSKYFCAPQVFYFTPHKRWYLIYQAGMPGSKKMWVAYSTSTNIADPQSWTKAQPMLDGGPDDPRTVGGLDYWIICDDKRAYLFLTSLDGRMWRLWTRLEDFPNGFDHCELALQDSIFEASHTYKLKGRNEYLTVIEQNGQRYFKAYVADRLDGPWTPLADTFERPFASARNIRPATGVRRWTDNVSHGELIRDGNDQTLTVDPENLQFVFQGMLEKHKSGKGYGAFQWRIGLLTPADSERVEP, from the coding sequence ATGTGGGAGTACAGTTCGCCGTTGATCGCTCCGGAGAAGCGAACGATTGAACCGAGCCGGGCTCAGAAAGATCCCACAATCGTCTTTTACGAAGGTCGCTGGCATGTATTTATGACGGTCAAGCTCCCCGGCCGTTCGGCGATCGAATACTGCTCGTTCGAAAAATGGGATGACGCGCAGGAGTCGAAACGAACGCTCTTGCAAGTGAGCGACAGCAAGTACTTTTGCGCTCCGCAGGTGTTCTATTTCACTCCACACAAGCGATGGTATCTGATCTACCAGGCGGGGATGCCAGGCTCGAAAAAGATGTGGGTCGCGTATTCCACTTCAACCAACATCGCCGACCCACAGTCGTGGACCAAAGCTCAACCGATGCTCGATGGCGGACCCGATGACCCGCGAACAGTCGGTGGACTGGATTACTGGATCATCTGTGATGACAAGCGGGCTTATCTCTTCCTCACCAGTCTAGACGGTCGCATGTGGCGGCTCTGGACGCGACTCGAAGACTTTCCAAACGGTTTCGATCACTGCGAATTGGCGCTGCAGGACAGCATCTTCGAAGCGAGTCACACTTACAAACTGAAAGGCCGCAACGAGTATCTGACGGTCATCGAGCAAAACGGCCAGCGATACTTCAAGGCTTATGTCGCCGACAGGCTTGACGGCCCATGGACGCCGTTGGCCGACACCTTCGAGCGACCATTTGCCAGTGCACGCAATATACGCCCCGCCACCGGCGTCCGACGCTGGACTGACAATGTGAGCCACGGGGAACTTATCCGGGACGGTAATGACCAGACCTTGACGGTCGATCCCGAAAACCTTCAGTTCGTGTTTCAGGGAATGCTGGAAAAGCACAAGTCCGGCAAGGGTTACGGCGCTTTTCAATGGCGGATCGGACTGCTCACGCCCGCGGATTCGGAGCGAGTAGAACCCTAA
- a CDS encoding spermidine synthase family protein yields the protein MAGTMQQFWKDEMPIEILAYEDTPLGILCLRRRELLSRPGTSVTEVTLDHEFLMSSYLTESERMLSSQGLARVEAAAGRPLDVLVGGLGLGYTANEALQSPRVSSVEVVEFLPQVIGWFHDHLIPLATQLHSDKRLSIVQGDIYHRITSPPTKTFDLIVIDVDHSPQDVLGNQSHGFYTEQGLTKAKAHLVPGGVLGVWSYAEDTPLLAKMQAVFSDVEVEQVTVWNDLIDEQQTDWLFFGR from the coding sequence ATGGCGGGAACGATGCAACAGTTCTGGAAAGATGAGATGCCGATCGAAATCCTCGCTTACGAAGACACGCCACTGGGAATTCTCTGTTTGCGGCGGAGAGAGTTGCTTTCGCGTCCCGGCACCTCTGTCACGGAAGTCACGCTGGATCACGAATTCCTGATGAGCAGCTATCTGACGGAATCAGAGCGTATGCTTTCGAGTCAGGGACTCGCTCGCGTGGAGGCAGCGGCGGGCCGGCCGCTCGACGTGTTGGTCGGCGGGTTGGGCCTGGGCTACACCGCCAACGAAGCGCTTCAATCGCCGCGTGTTTCCAGCGTGGAAGTTGTTGAATTTCTGCCGCAGGTGATCGGTTGGTTTCACGACCATCTGATACCGCTGGCAACGCAGCTTCACTCAGACAAGCGATTGAGCATTGTTCAAGGCGACATTTATCATCGAATCACCTCCCCGCCCACCAAGACCTTCGACCTGATCGTGATCGACGTCGACCACTCGCCGCAGGATGTGCTGGGCAATCAGAGCCACGGTTTTTACACCGAGCAGGGATTGACAAAAGCCAAAGCCCACCTCGTTCCTGGCGGCGTACTCGGTGTTTGGTCCTACGCAGAAGACACGCCGCTATTGGCTAAGATGCAAGCCGTGTTCTCGGATGTAGAGGTCGAACAGGTCACCGTTTGGAACGACTTGATTGACGAACAACAGACGGACTGGTTGTTCTTTGGCCGTTAA